The genomic region GTGATGTCGCCAAATATTACCATTGCCAGTGTTAACCTTGTAAGAGAGTGCACCAGTTTGTTGTACAATTTGACCTGTAACCCACTTCCTCAGTCCGCGATAGTCGCGTACCATCACTTGCTGGCCAATTTTAAACTGGCGTACCTTAGAACCACAGTGAGAAGCGAGCTTCATCTTATCCTGTCCCTTCAGGACTCTTGAGGAAATATCCGGTTTGATACAATCCAAACGCGTCCTCAGATTTCTACCATACAGCAACTTTGCTGGGGTTTCACTTGTTGAAGTGTGTGGAGTGGTTCTGTATTTGAATAAGAAGTTACTAAGTTTATGTTGGAGGGATCGGTTGTCTCCCTTGGCTTGT from Pecten maximus chromosome 11, xPecMax1.1, whole genome shotgun sequence harbors:
- the LOC117337732 gene encoding uncharacterized protein K02A2.6-like; its protein translation is MKQAKGDNRSLQHKLSNFLFKYRTTPHTSTSETPAKLLYGRNLRTRLDCIKPDISSRVLKGQDKMKLASHCGSKVRQFKIGQQVMVRDYRGLRKWVTGQIVQQTGALSYKVNTGNGNIWRHHTDQVRATQVTAEPEPEVLVPSSTLAPPVNLAPPPANPVPTANTAPPATLEVVTPPTNSVPTETRRYPKRENIRAPVKLNL